The following coding sequences lie in one Arachis ipaensis cultivar K30076 chromosome B03, Araip1.1, whole genome shotgun sequence genomic window:
- the LOC107632048 gene encoding transcription factor TCP2, with the protein MEEEDEIQPQACKFPRLANGRTDPTNNAKIGAAWHHSSRIIRVSRASGGKDRHSKVMTSKGLRDRRVRLSVTTAIQFYDLQDRLGYDQPSKAVEWLIKSAQDAIAELPSLNTTFPETPKQPSDEKRGGAGADDADIDIEEQQKQKQNSQNMSLSKSACSSTSETSKGSGLSLSRSDIRVKARERARERAAKEKKKDKCNNNQHQNNLVHHQQQQQHQQQHHNMNPISPSFTELLTGGITTAVPTTTSPTSDEPAAALFHKAARQQQQQQQQQQWGSAPMDYFNQVLVGPSSSSRTHQHQHQIQLGHHTLAEAISFNNDQQQQQQHHYSFIPDQFMPAVVTSSHSHNHHHSAGDTDYNLNFTISPASVSASASGLAAYNNNRGTLQSNSPSHFLPHLQRFSLPMDGSTVPFFIGAAAPTAAPPPPIDNHQHHQFSSPAFDGRLHLYYGDGTRHSDHKGKSKNS; encoded by the coding sequence atggaggaggaggatgagatcCAACCACAGGCGTGTAAGTTCCCCAGGCTCGCTAATGGCAGGACCGACCCCACCAACAACGCCAAGATAGGAGCAGCCTGGCACCATTCCTCCAGGATCATAAGGGTTTCTAGAGCTTCCGGCGGCAAAGATCGCCATAGCAAGGTAATGACCTCTAAGGGCCTGAGAGACAGAAGGGTCAGGCTCTCCGTCACCACCGCCATTCAGTTTTATGACCTCCAAGACCGATTGGGCTATGACCAGCCCAGCAAGGCCGTGGAGTGGCTCATCAAGTCTGCTCAAGACGCCATTGCCGAGCTTCCATCCTTGAACACCACCTTCCCTGAAACCCCGAAGCAACCGAGCGATGAGAAGAGGGGCGGTGCAGGCGCCGACGATGCGGACATAGACATAGAGGagcagcagaagcagaagcagaacagCCAGAATATGTCACTTTCGAAGTCGGCTTGCAGCAGCACCTCAGAGACGAGCAAGGGGTCCGGGTTGTCCCTGTCTCGGTCCGATATCCGCGTGAAAGCGAGGGAGAGGGCAAGGGAGAGAgcggccaaggagaagaagaaagacaaGTGCAACAATAATCAGCATCAGAATAACCTTGTTCATCATCAGCAACAGCAACAGCATCAGCAGCAGCATCACAACATGAACCCAATTTCTCCTTCGTTTACTGAGCTACTCACAGGTGGCATCACCACTGCGGTTCCAACAACAACTAGTCCTACTTCTGATGAGCCTGCTGCTGCTCTCTTCCACAAAGCGGCAAggcaacaacaacagcagcagcagcagcagcaatggGGTTCAGCACCCATGGATTACTTCAACCAGGTTCTCGTAGGCCCCTCTTCATCTTCAAGAACCCATCAACACCAACACCAGATCCAACTGGGACATCATACCCTAGCTGAGGCCATATCCTTTAATAAtgatcagcagcagcagcagcagcaccaCTACTCCTTCATCCCTGATCAGTTCATGCCAGCTGTGGTTACATCCTCTCACTCTCATAACCATCATCACAGTGCTGGCGACACTGATTACAACCTCAACTTCACCATTTCTCCGGCTTCTGTATCTGCTTCTGCCTCTGGCCTTGCTGCTTACAACAACAATAGGGGGACCCTTCAGTCCAATTCTCCGTCACATTTCTTGCCTCACCTCCAGAGGTTCTCGCTGCCTATGGACGGATCCACTGTTCCTTTCTTCATTGGAGCTGCCGCACCCACCGCTGCTCCGCCTCCTCCCATCGACAACCACCAACACCATCAGTTCTCATCACCCGCATTTGATGGCCGCTTGCACCTCTACTACGGCGATGGAACCCGCCATTCCGACCACAAGGGCAAATCCAAGAACTCATGA
- the LOC107632049 gene encoding ornithine aminotransferase, mitochondrial, whose amino-acid sequence MAARRPVQCLLQRVCGGSRRFGVALQGHASSSSSQQLIDKEYQYSAHNYHPIPIVFSQAKGAAVWDPEGNKYLDFLSAYSAVNQGHCHPKILKALTEQAEKLTLSSRAFYNDRFPPFAEHLTSMLGYDMVLPMNTGAEGVETALKLARKWGYEKKRIPKDEAIIVSCCGCFHGRTLAVISMSCDNEATRGFGPLLPGHLKVDFGDAEALERIFKEKGEHIAGFLLEPIQGEAGVIIPPDGYLKAVRDLCTRYNVLMIADEIQTGLARTGKMLACDWEEVRPDVVILGKALGGGVFPVSAVLADKDVMLCIKPGEHGSTFGGNPLASAVAIAALNVIKEERLVERSEQLGEELGRELHKIQQQYPKYVKEVRGRGLFGAVELNSKSLSPVSAYDLCEKLKDRGVLAKPTHDTIIRFTPPLCISWDEIQEGSKALADVLEIDLPKLQKTKPKHDASQVASHSHACDRCGRLLYG is encoded by the exons ATGGCTGCGAGGAGACCCGTCCAGTGTTTGCTGCAAAGGGTTTGCGGCGGAAGCAGACGATTCGGTGTTGCTCTTCAGGGCcatgcttcttcttcctcttctcagcAACTCATTGACAAGGAATATCAGTACAGCGCCCACAA TTACCATCCAATTCCCATTGTGTTTTCTCAAGCAAAGGGAGCTGCTGTGTGGGATCCAGAGGGAAACAAATATCTTGATTTCTTATCTGCTTATTCTGCTGTTAATCAG GGACATTGCCATCCTAAAATTCTGAAAGCCTTAACAGAGCAGGCAGAAAAGCTGACCCTGAGCTCTCGAGCCTTTTACAATGATCGGTTTCCACCATTTGCTGAGCATTTGACAAGTATGCTTGGTTATGATATGGTGCTTCCCATGAACACTGGTGCTGAAGGAGTGGAAACAGCTCTGAAATTAGCAAGAAAGTGGGGTtatgaaaagaaaagaattcCCAAAGATGAG GCTATTATTGTGTCATGTTGTGGCTGCTTCCATGGCCGTACACTAGCTGTTATATCTATGAGTTGTGACAATGAAGCTACCCGGGGTTTTGGTCCTTTATTGCCTGGCCATCTTAAAGTTGATTTTGGTGATGCAGAAGCCCTTGAAAGAATTTTTAAAG AAAAAGGAGAACACATAGCTGGCTTTCTTTTGGAACCCATCCAGGGTGAAGCTGGG gTAATCATTCCTCCGGATGGCTATTTGAAAGCTGTTAGAGATCTTTGCACCAGATATAATGTGCTGATGATTGCAGACGAAATACAAACTGGGTTAGCAAGAACGGGGAAGATGCTGGCTTGTGACTGGGAAGAAGTTCGCCCAGATGTTGTG ATACTAGGGAAAGCATTGGGTGGAGGAGTTTTTCCTGTGAGTGCAGTTCTTGCAGACAAGGATGTAATGCTTTGTATAAAACCAGGAGAGCATGGAAG TACCTTTGGCGGGAACCCATTGGCCAGTGCAGTCGCAATTGCGGCACTAAATGTGATCAAAGAGGAGAGGCTTGTCGAAAG ATCTGAGCAACTGGGAGAGGAGCTCGGCCGCGAGCTGCACAAGATTCAGCAACAATACCCGAAGTATGTGAAGGAGGTTCGCGGACGAGGATTGTTCGGCGCGGTGGAGCTTAACAGCAAGAGCTTGTCCCCTGTATCAGCCTATGATTTGTGCGAAAAGCTGAAGGATAGAGGAGTCCTTGCGAAGCCGACACACGATACAATTATCCGCTTTACGCCTCCACTTTGCATCAG TTGGGATGAGATACAAGAAGGTTCTAAGGCCCTGGCTGAtgtcttggaaattgatttacccAAGCTTCAAAAGACGAAGCCAAAACATGATGCTTCTCAAGTTGCCTCCCATTCCCATGCATGCGATCGTTGCGGTCGACTCTTGTACGGTTGA